In Juglans regia cultivar Chandler chromosome 13, Walnut 2.0, whole genome shotgun sequence, the DNA window ttatctaatctaattattacaacttttttaaattcttttacaaaataaaataaacaattaaattttttaaattttaaaataaaaataatattaaaaaattaaattctaataatattttatttaatttttaatttttatctcaattcaatttatcttttttcacCTCGACTATGAAATGAAGAATTTAAAGAATTCCCACTATAGTGATCACTCTACACACCAATAATTAATATGCATCAAACCAAACACGTGATGATTTGACATGTAAACTCACAactatcttaattaattaggactatgaattattaattaatttagataatcaaTCTTAGGAATTGTGGTTATTTCAGGGCCTATATTTAATATTCCCAACTAGTTGGCACCACAAAttctatatgatatattattttaagtgtatatatatatatatatatattttaatgaaggaGGACGGAACTTccaaactttattaaaaaacccGACAGAGAAAAAACTTATACATACACCCATAATCAACCAAGTTTAATTTAACCATAGTATGTAacattattgtaaaaaataatgaagacacAACTAATTACTTAGTTGGGActtttgattttgacttttgtCACAttagaaaagtaaaataattaattaaaatgtgtCGTTTTGGCCACAACCGATAGGGTTCTGACCACATCCCATCTAATTTTAGAAACGAATGGATCTAAGCGCCCATGCTTGCAGCTGGCCGTCGACATGAGATCAGTAATCCTTAACAGACAtgagtatcatcatcatgtGATCTATATATGCTgaatatttaaaagaaacacGCGCGTACTGACGTACGGCCGAGAAGATGTCCATATATGTCCAAATCCTTTTCTAACTTTAAAAACCCTTAACATTTTTATGTCATTAATTGTCACATTTTTCAACTctatcaattttcaaaactaatatatatatttttttttatgagtaatgctagagagaagttaTTATAGTAATGTATATTTTGTATTCATTGTGTGACtacttctaattgattgttcccaacactcacttaAGAAGATatgtggtctagatgatactACTTCATATGTACAAAATGAATACTTTTAATAGtaacttttatctatattttttttttattcaaatttccagcttgaaaggaaaaacaaaaaacattgtATGACCAAAGTAAATGTAgatgcaatatatatacatatatatatatatattaattagactGTATTCAAATTGAGATAGAAgatgacaaaatatatatacatgtatatatatatatatgtacacactAATAAAACTTGAATTATATATGAAGGCTAATTCGGCATTACCGTATTTATGAGGGTGGGAACGAAACCTTACGCGCGCACTACAAGGGGAATCACCTTTCCCAAGGATTCATTTTCGCtgggaaaaattataaaatcgctGCCCATCACCTTtaccagcgatttataaatcgctagATATTCGCCAGTATTAAACCcccacttttgatctactccaacggaagCCAAAAATCGCCGGCATACAATTTTCTTTATCGGCGATTTTAATTCGCCGCCAAAAGGATTTTATCACCGCAATTGCAAGATACGATTCAATtgttaatcgttgggaaaaattaattccagcgatttaatATTGTCGCTAAAAGTGggaaaatcgccggaaataagaTTCAGCAGCGATTTCAAAAAATCGCTGCTATTgactaaaatgttttgaaatataaattacgGCGATAAAAATGTGCCGTTATAGATCAATCccagcgatttaaaaatcgctgcaattgagttATTGGTTTTGTGAAGTCAATTGCAGCGATCATAaaatcgctggtattgatcTATATCGGCACATTCTTATCGCCGCAACTgttatttcaaaacattttagtcAATAGCAGCGATTTCAAAAAATAGCTAGAAaagcttatttgcggcgattttattcgCTGCAAATGTACTAAAATgacgaaaaaattatttccggcgaattGTAATCGCtggaaaagatatttcacaaaataaaaaaaaaatcccacagaATTCATTGATGAATTCATTCGAAGCCACAGTCGGCTTCAAAGTCTGCAAAACGAAGTATTCAACAACTTGAAAGGTGATATTAAAGACAAGGtaggattattattttggtttgattataatattttcaagtttccaccattttagtttctttttacaTGTGGCATATCACATGGAGCAAAAATTCTAAAGTAAAAATACAGGgatcaatctttttaaaagtaaaacctCAATAgttattttagtaattaacacaaaaaaataggctgttatatttaaaaaatgttagaaatattgaGCAGAGCCTACCTCCATTGGCAAGTACTTCACCTTCTTCTGGTTTTCCACTTGAAGACAAGGTAGGTGGGGATACCGAATGACATATCCATACATCTCTTGAAAGTACTCAAACAACAGATTTCATGTTCCTTTGCTCATCTACTGGGAAACTGATTTCCAAAAAACTACAGTAAGTGTTCATGTACAATGGAATGCTATTACaacaaataacacaaataacacaaaataattacaacaaGTGTTGATGACAACCCTGAAATTCGATATTTCCTTCTAACATTTCCTTTGTGTGTAACTTCAACTTTGACCCCTCTAAGGGCTTTCTTGACCTGCACATCAATGATTCCAAAGTAACCCTTTTAcccttttttaaatattaagtattGATTaagtaacattttcaaattatatttacatatagtttctgtttctttttttctccctttttgtAAAAATACTGTATCTAAAATCATGACTAGATGTGCTTTATGTTTGacacaaacaaaaaagatgTCATTTTTTCTGTGCTCTACAGATCAAAACCCAACTTTCCAATCAACATGTCAATTTTACTGTGCTCTGTAGTACATTTGGAGCCATGTTTTCCAAATCATTCAAATGTAAAGTCAACATGACACAATGACCCTAAAAGACAAATTATAAAAGGTGTTAGTTTAGCAGATACCTTATTATGATAAGTGTGTATAGTCACTAAGCTGGTACTGATCTCTAGGGATGTTCAATTTTAAGTGCTAGGGATAGCTCCGTGGGTAATGATCATAGGATAGAATTAGTGGCTAAATGTCGGGATGCAGCACTTACTCTTGCTTTGATATGGCATTTGAAAGTTGTAGGACCATGATTGATTGGTTGTTTAGATTGATGATAAAGCGCGTAGCACATCACCAAACAATTACGTTGTCTTTTTAGTTGGCTAGACATGTACAATAAGGTATGAAATTGGGATCAGAACTTGATTTCCACACCAGAGAGTTCAATACCTTTACACGATCTGCATTTGAAAAGGGCCTTGAAAACACATCTTTATCCAAAATCTGAGCAACAAAATCAATGACTGGGAGTGGCTCAATGAATGCAGCAGATGACATGTCTGATTGACAAGCAGCAAACGAATAAGTCTAACAAGTGGAAATCCGCTAGCattaatagaaaaacaaaatcgaCAAATCCAAAGAACTAGAACAACAGAAATGCATGCACCTTTGGCCTGGCAGTTGCCGCAAGACAATATCAATAATGGTAAGCGCCTCTTGAGGGGTATCAACTGATTTCCCTGCAAGAAGCTCACGCAATTGGACAGCAAGCATGCTATTAGttattttcatgaattcttttagaatgcttgaaatgaggagttttaaagtttgataactataaaaaaatcatatagtgTACTTAACCTATATATTTGCACAGTGATTTATAAGAAGCAAAATCAAGAACCcaagttcacaatattttaactcaagtcAGGTACTTCATGACTTTGTTCAACTAATGATCTTTGTTCAACCTACTCAAGTCACAATATTTTAACCTAATGGTCTTTGTTCAACTACACTCTACACAAGTTGATGtcacaataaaatataagattaagacaaaaaaaataaaagattgcaTTTCTTTAACATCAAGAGCAACCTGAAAGACTCAAGTGAGAGCAAAACAGGTgcataaatctaaaaaatgtaaaacaatGGAGAAAATCTCATTAGAAATGATATGGCGTTAGACTTCTTGTCTTACTTCTGCTGCTGCTCCTTCTGTcgattttctttcattttatgcACATTGGAGAACTATATTAGCAACAGTAAAAGTCTTCgcacttaaatacaaaaaaataaaaaggaaatatttcctaccatcaaaaaagaaaaaccattgcAAACAGGGGACAAAATagaataatccttgagcgacatttttttttatgatgacatTTTTAATCCTTGTTAGTTTCTAGACTTATTTGTTTATGATGAcatttttaataagtaagaaTAAAACTCTATTGATAGAAAAAGATGTAGCCGAAGTACATCATGACactttacactttttttttttttataggaacaTGACACTTTACTTGATACTtattatatgcttatttttcaaTGGTTGCAACAAAAGGGAGTTTCATTGTCTGGTGCAGTTGTAGAAGTTTCCTTAGCACTTCAATTCCCCAAGCAGTTTTATTAACACAGTTGGcacaagaaatgaaaatttccTCAGCACTTCAATTCTCCAAACTTCTTACCCTATTGTTTACCTAGCTAGGTCGAGTGCAAGCAAAATAATGAGTTTATCCTTAATGATCCTGCCAACTTGTTCTGTTCTTTCCTTGCATGCTTTCCTCTAAACAAATCAAAAGAAGATTTAGGAAAACAACAACGAATGATGCCACAAGTGTAAGCATTCTCCTGCTTGACTTAGTCTCAAATACCTAAAAGGTAAAACAAGCTCATCATAGTATCCAAAAAGCAACCAATGTAGTCTAGAAAAGAAGATAGACTGCAGAAATAATTCTCTATTTATGGGAACGGGAAACTTTATTTATTGTACATACCATCTTGAAATGATCCATGGTTCCTGACAAGACTCCCCTTGATGAATCCATATCGTTGCCCTAAATCAAAAGCCTAATTTCTGCGGTGAtcttaaaatcgctggaaaaagcctaatttcttgtagtggcggTGCTGAAATATCAGACCGTTTAAATTGATCCTGCGGCCAAGTTTGATTATTTCCAATAAGGTCGCTCTACAGCCACCTCTTTCAATCCTGTTAGTAATTATCgatagtataaaatattatatttttttatatatgtatttttttaatattgtaaaatatttttttaaaaaataaaaaaattataatattattaaaaaatatttatttaattattaaataaacaaaaaatataacaaaaaatataacaaaatcgAAAACAAGACCGAAAGCAGTGAGAGGAGCTTTATTAGTAAAACTTACGTACGTCGTACGTATGGGACATTAATTAATTGTAGAGAAAAACAACTTACGCTAGCTGACCATTTCATGCATGGAGCCTGGAGGCTGTACTACAACTCCAGCTTTGAATTGCTAGGTCCATATGTAGGCGTCAGATGAGAGTACTGTAACAAGGCGGTTCATGATTTGCTTTAATTATTGGGAAATGTTATATCTCCGGAGCTCTCGCtggagattagtgtattttttatgtgttttttttttaaattattttttatatagatttttttaataattttaaatatttttaaaaaataaaaaaatttaaaatattattaaaaaatactttcttaatcacgaagtaaaataaaaaatcataaacaaatatttttttattttacttcgtaattaagaaagtatattttaatgaatttttttttactttctaattaagaaaatatttttaatgatgttctaaatttattttatttttttaaaaatattttttataattttttattttacttcatgattaagaaaatattttttaatatatatttttttactttctgattaagaaaatattttctgaatgatgttttaaatttattttatttttttaaaacattttaaaataataaaagatctatataaaaaattacttaaacaaaacacatataaaataacactacacccccagcgggggctgtagcatcacccttaaTTATTAGCACTATATATACAATAGgatcagctagccttgtgcttcaCATCCCACCTAGATATATTTGGGTCCAACACGTTGATCTCCTCTCGGTACTCATCTCCATTCAGTTTCGGTTTTCATCTGTGAAGAAACAAATCATCGAACATGGCTTCTACTGTTGCCTGGGTCTGCTTGATTTTTGCTCTATTGTTGTTTATCTCAAGCATGACATGCGAAGCACATCTATCCTCTACATTTTATGACATCACATGTTCAAAAGCACTTAGCACGATCCGAACAGCCACTAGAAGCGCCGTTTCTCATGAGCGTAGAATGGCGGCTTCGCTCATTCGGCTTCATTTCCATGATTGTTTTGTTCAGGTATATAAAACTTGTAAGACACTTCAATTAAGTTTTCTATACCATGTTCCGGGCACGAGTAAcagataacataattattatgaatcattttatttatatagggtTGCGATGCATCAATTTTGCTTGATGATACTCCCTCAATATTGGGTGAGAAAACAGCACCAACCAATGCTGGTTCAGTGAGAGGATATGAAGTCATTGATGAAATCAAGTCTAAAGTGGAGAACGTTTATCCTGGCGTTGTATCATGTGCAGATATTCTAGCAGTTGTAGCTCGGGATGCATCTGTCGCTGTGAGTCACTAGCTAGTACCTTTCTCAACTAGTATTAATTGTCTCCAGAGCACTCATGACGTATTAGTAAATAACTTGATCTTTTCTACAACAAAATTAGGTCGGTGGACCATCGTGGAAGGTGAATCTTGGAAGAAGAGACTCTACCACAGCAAGGCTCAGCCTAACCGAGACCAACCTTCCA includes these proteins:
- the LOC109006470 gene encoding lignin-forming anionic peroxidase-like codes for the protein MASTVAWVCLIFALLLFISSMTCEAHLSSTFYDITCSKALSTIRTATRSAVSHERRMAASLIRLHFHDCFVQGCDASILLDDTPSILGEKTAPTNAGSVRGYEVIDEIKSKVENVYPGVVSCADILAVVARDASVAVGGPSWKVNLGRRDSTTARLSLTETNLPKVTDDLDRLTSLFREKGLSERDMVVLSGSHTTGQARCVTFCDRIHNNASDIDAGFASTRKRKCSLAIGSDDEKIAPLDLVTPNSFDNNYFKNLIQKKGLLQSDQILFSGGSTDSIVTEYIKSPSTFKNDFAAAMVRMGDIEPITGSQGQIRKLCSVFFMKS